The Melospiza georgiana isolate bMelGeo1 chromosome Z, bMelGeo1.pri, whole genome shotgun sequence genome contains a region encoding:
- the FBXO4 gene encoding F-box only protein 4 isoform X1: MAAAAEEQEPRGAGLEAAVRSGLRLLRERWMRGTAPAPPAAAPDGAGGESALQKLPIDLQLNIMSFLSPQDLCRLGSTSCYWRAAVQDPLLWRYFVLRDLPTWTSIDWKSLPDEEIFNKAFSEVSDNELYDYMAVYKRSCPEGRRSLKSIRPRYGTVTSFLQSLVTQAEPRFAMFGPGLEELDNSLVQKMMTCPEILLVAGLPQRQIHGIGSGVSFQFNNNKKFNIVTLYSTTSVERRRAREEQAVAVNKMFYQENSTAGNQQAMHYSVIAQVRKVCEVVDGFIYVANAEAHRAHDRQEELARISAMIDPALGPPNRPLLVLSCVSDISVERIPCVYVAHQLQLNLLHQPWMMQDTVAATLDGLLNGIEWLLEEANCKSAQ, encoded by the exons atggcggcggcggcggaggagcAGGAGCCGCGCGGCGCCGGCCTGGAGGCCGCGGTGCGGAGCGGGCTGCGCCTCCTCCGGGAGCGCTGGATGCGGGGcaccgcgcccgccccgccggcggcGGCCCCGGACGGCGCGGGGGGAGAGAGCGCCCTGCAGAAGCTGCCG ATCGACTTGCAGCTGAACATCATGTCCTTCCTCTCGCCCCAAGATTTGTGCCGTTTGGGAAGCACGAGTTGTTACTGGAGGGCAGCTGTGCAAGACCCGTTGTTATGGAGGTATTTTGTCCTGCGGGATCTTCCCACTTGGACATCTATTGATTGGAAATCACTTCCAGATGAGGAGATTTTTAATAAAGCCTTTTCAGAGGTCAGCGACAATGAACTGTATGATTACATGGCAGT ATATAAAAGGAGCTGTCCTGAGGGTAGAAGAAGTTTGAAATCGATCCGTCCCCGGTATGGGACTGTGACTTCCTTTTTGCAATCACTGGTCACTCAGGCAGAACCTCGCTTTGCTATGTTTGGGCCAGGTTTGGAAGAGCTGGACAACTCTTTAGTACAAAAGATGATGACATGCCCAGAAATTCTGCTGGTTGCTGGCCTACCTCAGAGACAAATTCACG GAATTGGATCAGGAGTCAGTTTTCAGTttaacaacaataaaaaattcAATATTGTGACATTGTATTCCACCACGAG TGTGGAAAGGAGGAGGGCAAGGGAGGAGCAAGCTGTTGCTGTGAATAAGATGTTTTACCAAgagaacagcacagcagggaacCAGCAAGCCATGCACTACAGTGTAATAGCTCAAGTGAGGAAGGTGTGTGAAGTAGTTGATGGATTCATTTATGTTGCTAATGCAGAAGCTCATAGAG CACATGATCGTCAGGAGGAGCTGGCTCGCATTTCGGCAATGATCGATCCAGCCCTCGGGCCTCCGAACAGACCTCTGCTGGTTTTGTCCTGTGTGTCTGACATCAGTGTGGAAAGAATTCCCTGTGTTTACGTGGCACATCAGTTGCAACTTAATCTGCTGCATCAGCCCTGGATG atGCAGGACACTGTAGCTGCAACTTTAGATGGACTGCTAAATGGAATTGAGTGGCTCTTAGAAGAAGCAAATTGTAAAAGTGCCCAGTAG
- the FBXO4 gene encoding F-box only protein 4 isoform X2, translating into MSFLSPQDLCRLGSTSCYWRAAVQDPLLWRYFVLRDLPTWTSIDWKSLPDEEIFNKAFSEVSDNELYDYMAVYKRSCPEGRRSLKSIRPRYGTVTSFLQSLVTQAEPRFAMFGPGLEELDNSLVQKMMTCPEILLVAGLPQRQIHGIGSGVSFQFNNNKKFNIVTLYSTTSVERRRAREEQAVAVNKMFYQENSTAGNQQAMHYSVIAQVRKVCEVVDGFIYVANAEAHRAHDRQEELARISAMIDPALGPPNRPLLVLSCVSDISVERIPCVYVAHQLQLNLLHQPWMMQDTVAATLDGLLNGIEWLLEEANCKSAQ; encoded by the exons ATGTCCTTCCTCTCGCCCCAAGATTTGTGCCGTTTGGGAAGCACGAGTTGTTACTGGAGGGCAGCTGTGCAAGACCCGTTGTTATGGAGGTATTTTGTCCTGCGGGATCTTCCCACTTGGACATCTATTGATTGGAAATCACTTCCAGATGAGGAGATTTTTAATAAAGCCTTTTCAGAGGTCAGCGACAATGAACTGTATGATTACATGGCAGT ATATAAAAGGAGCTGTCCTGAGGGTAGAAGAAGTTTGAAATCGATCCGTCCCCGGTATGGGACTGTGACTTCCTTTTTGCAATCACTGGTCACTCAGGCAGAACCTCGCTTTGCTATGTTTGGGCCAGGTTTGGAAGAGCTGGACAACTCTTTAGTACAAAAGATGATGACATGCCCAGAAATTCTGCTGGTTGCTGGCCTACCTCAGAGACAAATTCACG GAATTGGATCAGGAGTCAGTTTTCAGTttaacaacaataaaaaattcAATATTGTGACATTGTATTCCACCACGAG TGTGGAAAGGAGGAGGGCAAGGGAGGAGCAAGCTGTTGCTGTGAATAAGATGTTTTACCAAgagaacagcacagcagggaacCAGCAAGCCATGCACTACAGTGTAATAGCTCAAGTGAGGAAGGTGTGTGAAGTAGTTGATGGATTCATTTATGTTGCTAATGCAGAAGCTCATAGAG CACATGATCGTCAGGAGGAGCTGGCTCGCATTTCGGCAATGATCGATCCAGCCCTCGGGCCTCCGAACAGACCTCTGCTGGTTTTGTCCTGTGTGTCTGACATCAGTGTGGAAAGAATTCCCTGTGTTTACGTGGCACATCAGTTGCAACTTAATCTGCTGCATCAGCCCTGGATG atGCAGGACACTGTAGCTGCAACTTTAGATGGACTGCTAAATGGAATTGAGTGGCTCTTAGAAGAAGCAAATTGTAAAAGTGCCCAGTAG
- the RIMOC1 gene encoding RAB7A-interacting MON1-CCZ1 complex subunit 1 — translation MAAAALRPRVAALGRRLGPSGARDTFLAKGSANLDKLKDLCNEGKENPSALFQLYTQAVLDITYFEENQLVDEDFPEESALPKLKELISVLSEPEDLVRECSIKEPLNILGAELLECLYWRKGALLYMYCHTAKERSEWVQENIATFKKCLHDGVQYLMKMLSFRCPLQLDEDISLQDKDTARLLSEGIFSDTHLLAMMYSGEMCYWGLKHCGEGEQESLESIDPVSNSDPGSRSQSISLDFQETGRNMLTKYVAVCEGPLKGQGWNTTTAKQMLHYFVKFHN, via the exons atggcggcggcggcgctgcggcCGCGAGTGGCGGCGTTGGGCCGGCGGCTCGGCCCGTCCGGGGCCCGCG ATACCTTCTTAGCGAAAGGCTCTGCTAATCTGGACAAGCTGAAGGACCTATGCAACgaagggaaagaaaatcctTCCGCGCTTTTTCAGCTCTATACCCAG GCTGTCTTAGACATCACATATTTTGAGGAAAACCAGCTTGTGGATGAAGATTTTCCAGAAGAATCTGCCTTGCCAAAACTTAAAGAActtatttctgttctttcagaACCAGAAGACCTAGTGAGGGAATGCAGCATAAAAGAA CCCCTCAACATCCTTGGTGCAGAGTTGTTAGAATGTCTTTACTGGAGAAAAGGAGCCCTGCTTTACATGTATTGccacacagcaaaagaaaggagTGAATGGGTACAAGAAAACATTGCCACGTTTAAAAAG TGTCTTCATGATGGAGTTCAGTACTTGATGAAGATGCTTAGCTTTAGATGCCCTCTTCAGCTAGATGAAGATATCTCACTTCAGGATAAAGACACAGCTAGATTACTCAGTgaag GTATATTTAGTGACACGCACTTACTGGCAATGATGTACAGTGGAGAAATGTGCTACTGGGGACTGAAACACTGTGGAGAAGGGGAGCAGGAAAGCCTTGAGTCAATAGATCCTGTGTCTAACAGTGACCCGGGCAGCAGATCACAGAGCATATCGCTGGATTTCCAAGAAACGGGAAGAAACATGTTAACAAAGTATGTGGCCGTATGTGAGGGACCCTTAAAAGGTCAAGGGTGGAACACAACAACTGCAAAACAAATGCTGCATTACTTTGTGAAATTTCACAACTAA